The sequence GACtaaggaagataatttttttgtaatacctTAGCTTTACTCCTTCTCGTTTATCTTATAGTGACCGACCTTATTGTTGGCAACATGAAAATTGCCCTATGATTTAGCGTTTTTCTGCTGCATTTTGTGCAGCATTATGTAATCGTCCTCACATTGAGGTTGAGTTGATTACATTGCTTAGTTTCGGCCGGTAGGGTGTTCAGGCACGCCTCAGGGAAAATTGGGTCgtgacaaaaaatttcatcgttttttttatatttggtaacATTAAAATTCCTCGTGGTgacatttattacaaatttaaaaaaattggaaattttaggGAAGGAGTTAATTTTGTATTCGAAAATGacgtaaataaaatatgttgGTATGCGTTCTGGTACCTAACACTTTAGAAATTAATCACTGGCTGattacaatggtaaatgaaacaaCTTTGTTCTTTTCACTCAGCTTTTATTAACCCTATCAATTTCAATGACCAAgcgtcattttcaatcaatgggGAGCCATGTAATTGTTTGCTATGGTTGAGTTTCTGAGGTTGATGTGGGTCTTCTTCTCTCTGCAGCGCTGTTGATCACGATTGCATCTGCGCTGGGCATCACAGCGGGAGCGCACCGACTCTGGGCGCATAAAGCCTACAAGGCCAAGTGGCAGTTGCGGCTCATCTTGGCCGTCTTCCAGACCATCGCTTTCCAGGTAATAGATTCGATTGAAATTTATGGTCCTATTAATCAACTAATACACTAGGCCCCGAAATGGTCTTTGTTCATTTGGTTTCCAGAAAGCCCCTGAGAGACTTAGTGGGatgcgtcaattttattttattgtcggTAAATTTTATTCACAGAACTGCTTCTATTATTTGCCTTCTGCAATTTAACCATGTGTAttgcaattgaattttaaattaaatacagtcCCTAAAATTATTATGCCCATTGTTTTAAGTGGCCTGAAATATTACCTACAGTGCCTATTGGTTTGAAAGGAAGAGTGTGGACTATTCTTTGAACGTACACTGCCTTACAAACGTGCCTTCACAGGAGCCGGAAAAAGGCACTTTGAAGGCTCCAATTGGTATTTTCCTTTGCCTTTTTTGTAAAAGATCTTTTGAGGTAAGCTTTCAAACAACCTAAAGAAAACAGAAACATCACTTACATAAGTGATTTTTATGTTTGCTTTTGGTTCTATATAGCAAACTGAAGTTCAGGTCGAAGTAAGTTTAAAAATTCCAAGTActccgtaataaaaaaattaattcaccacTTATTATTCTCTACTGTCTCTCAATAACTTTAGACAAGCATCCCTTACTGAAAATAAGTCGTACTTAGCATAaaaattagattattttttcattatattgatTAATTGGCTAATACCTAATTTCAATACTGGgaagtacaattttcatttttgacagtcattttaaaatttcatactgTATTAGTTTGAACaaggtaataatgaaaaaaaaacaagatgtaAAGATGCCAATTTAAGAGAGGATCTATGAGACTTAAAATTCTCCTTGCAATCTGTCGGAAGCTGGTACCCCAACTCTCCTGCAACTCAAGAGTAacatttttctcctcttcttcaTTTTGTACACTCTTAGGCATCCGAATGAATTCTTAATTCTTCCTTCAACTTCGTTTGTGGGATATCTTTGAACTCCTGGATTGTGTCTGGAATGAAGAATACTGTTCTTTATTATACTTTAACACATCATTTTCGGGCATTCCAATTCAATGTACTTTTTTGAttgcatgcaaatattccaagcaCTCATGTGCTTTAGCTATTGGCATGAAAAATTTGTGGCATCAATTTCCCACCTTAAGCACTTTGATTTTAATATACAGACTGAAATATTTACCTGTGATATGAGACGACATAAAATTACTAGGAACCCGTTTATTTGTTCGTCAACCTAACTTAAAACACTTCTACAGTTCATAAATTGTGTTTTAATACACATTTTTGGGGAGATGTGCAATGGGTGGGGGGGACAAAGGGGGCTATGGCCTCCATTGGGTCGAATCGTAcacttgataaaataaaattttttttgtgggGGCTACCTGCCgctttgcacaaaaatatttggcTGCATTTTCTGGTCAATTTACTTACTATTACGAGTTGAATTACAAATTAGTTGTACACGTAGGACATATTTGCATTTTTGTCAAAGAATATAACAGCTGTTTTTGATCCTTGAAAATCCCAATTTTCCAAAATTCCTGAACCCCTTCCGCAGGAAGGAATTCCTCAGACTCACAGTTTGGAGTAGGAAACATTTCAGACATCCACCCATTAACAGAAATAAAttgattcattgaaatatttttaaaaaattcatcatacATTTTTTCAGTATAAAGCTCCAAGGAGTCTATTCCAACCGATTTTTGTGTTTGAGTAAAAACATGGTACAATCCTTTGCAGCTGCCTGCAAAAGGCACATAACTAGCACTTTCAAAATAGCTAAAGGCACTTATTTCTGGGACAGGCGCCTATAATGCACTTATGAAGGCAAACTTTCAAGGCAGTGTACTTCATGCAAAACTGACCAAAGGcttgtgggtaaactgttctcgggattcccaccgggtttatTCTTTCATAAAGCATCAAATCATTTCTGGCCAAAGGCTTCTTGcgagtggcatagccaggaatttcatatGGGGGTCCAAAAGCCTTGGggaatatttttagaaaacatggtactaagtagagggttttaaactaattttaacacttttttaatcgaaaaaaaaaacttcatttttcatagaagTCTTTTATGAATtcagtatttttcaatattttgtattcttgtacgatgaaggaaagtaattgagTTTTATTTTCGAGGGTGTCCAGAACCCCCTGGACCctcccccatggctacgccactgcttctgCAAGATGTTATGCCTATTTACTTGACttatataaaaatagattttataaagAAAAGGTAAAGTAATAACATCATTGTCAAAAACAAATtactaattttgtttgaaaaaactttGAAAGTCCTCAAATAATTAACGAAATTATCTATAAATATGTTTGTtcttcaaagtaataaaattaaccCTTTGACTGCCACTGGGCCAATACATCGGTCATCGGACAGCTAGGGGCTGATTTTTCGGCCCGACTTATTTTTCGTGATTGacattttttttgtgattgtggccttttaaACGGCTGTGATTTAAGTAAACCCTCAAAATCTAtgtatggttataagatataaatataccTTAAGTATTGGGCAAAAATCTAGatgcataatataaaattaaatagctgaaaaattttaaaatctgacaTGTTGCAAagtccggaaaatagccttggcattCTTtgcacatcccacctgaaatgggctggcagtgaaagggttgagctgcaaaaggaaattattttttatacgttttggtattctgaaaaagttttattcataAACTATTTTCATCAATCTGTCATGAAAGAATGCATGGTTTGGGAAAGTAATTTTTCCCTATTTGGGGAGTAGTTATTCCATTTATGGAAATGCAATGCATTCCTAAATATACTTCATAATAAGGTCACTCCTTTTTAgtgcttattattttcattttcaaaaaaattgattgagaTTTAGTTCAGTCTTAAGAGCATATGTTTGAGTTCTATTCTCAAAATCAAAGTAATTTGTTTCTGTTAAGTATCACTTTTGAGTTTCTAAACAACATTCTCTTATTTTTTGGTTAACTTTCTGAGCACTAAAcagatatttttcttcattgcatTCATGAAGAAATGTGGTGTGACATGCCTGCCACTGGAATGATTAACGAGACTTTGTTTTCTTGCAGAATCACATATATGAGTGGGTACGAGACCATCGTGTCCACCATAAATTCAGTGAGTCAGATGCAGACCCACATAATGCCAACCGGGGCTTTTTCTTCTCCCATATTGGTTGGCTGTTGTGTAAGAAGCACCCAGATGTTATCAGGAAGGGCAAAACTGTGGATATGAGTGATCTAGAGGAAGACTTTATCGTGGTTTGGCAGAGGAGGTAAGTCATTGTCATAGTGGAAGTAGTTAATAATATGTAACCATGTCCATAGTGCAGACATTTTGCGTGGAAATTTGTTTgtattatgtgaaaaatattgtaaaattacaGATACCTACCACTTGAATGGCTATGGAATGTTTCTAAGGTTAATGTACCTTTTTTTCGATTGATGTGATATACTGCAGAGTAACTCAGCAATCTTGGTGACAAGTGTCTCACTGTGAAGCTCAGTACaagtataaattattttagaattgctGTTTAGatatattaagaaaaatttattttaataaattaaaataagtaaattttatttgaataaatatctgattggagttgaaatgaattattttgatgATGCTGTCCTTTGATGCCCAATAAGTTAGTGGAGAGAAATCAATCCACTGTATCCAAAAAATTCTTCGGTTTCCAATGTAAATGTAACTAGTGCATCTAAATCTGCTGAAAACGTTATGACTAATTAAAAATCTCCACAGTAAGTGATCTGTTTTTTGtcagaatttttctttattttatgtacatattttccTTCCATATTTTATATCAGCAATGGAAATTTCTTATCCTTTGAGTGGCATTTTCCTTGAATAGATTTCATAATTTTGCTGTAGTGATGGCCATAAGTTTTACTTTGCCTGAAAGTCATCACAtcttaaaacattttaatgaaaatgtatgGTCCTAAAAATTTGATGTTTAACAAATTCTTTTTCTCCTTCTCAGAACTTACTTGTTGGTGATGCCAATTCTATGCCTCATCCTTCCCACCTGGATTCCATGCCATTTTTGGGGTGAGGACCCATGGACGTCTTGGTATGTCTGCTATGTGATGCGGTACACCCTCTCCTTGAATGGAACATGGTTGGTGAATAGTGCTGCTCACATTTGGGGGACAAAGCCTTTTGACAAGTAAGTTCTCCTGTTCTACATTGAGTTAAATATGATCATAATCAAATTTAGCTAGCTCAAATATGCTGTGAGAAATGTTATGATTCGcagaaaaaagttataaaattttgttaaacgGGACATCCAGAGTCCAGTTGGTTTAGTAATTTGTTCAGCATATTCTCCAATGACAACagagttatatatttttaaattaatttgcctTGCAGTTTTTTGTTGGATGGGCCATTATGTGGGAACTTTTATTCAAACAACAGCATCTAGGGATAATTATTttggcatgaaatattttcatgtagaGCCAAGGCAGTTTCTTCaacttgaaaaaatacaaaatgagatTTATGGCTCGATTCAGTGATAAGGATAGTGGATTATTAGAGTACCTGTGTTCACTAAAGTAGAAACTTGATGGTACGTGCTCTAAACTTAGCATTTGATCAAATTAAGCTTTTTTCCCAGTAGGGTTGTCATGATAGTTACTGCAGTCTTAGGAgtaaaattgaaacatgatttggttcattaaaaaattattttggttggAAGTGAATGTTGCAAAACCTAACTTATTTACCTGGATCTATGGGGcaaaaattgcttcattatagtTTATCTTTGCATAGAATGTAAAtcatgaaatgataaccatttaCTATTGTTTCTAATTGTAGATTTTTGAAAGAAGCCATGCCATTGTTCCATTTGAGGGAAAACCGTAGGCTAAGGATATCTTTGAGAAGAGCCCCCAGTTTTCTTGTGATATTACAATTTAAGCATTGATGTTTTTCATTCAGCTACTCAGTCACCAACCATTTTAGCTACCTACAAAAAGCACCCTTATCTGTGTATCTGAGGAGGGGcacggctaggaattaaggctaggggaggttttggTGCAACAAACACTGCTAGGGTTGAGGGTATgggccagggtaagcgggaggtgcgagggccctctgccagaaaaaatttaagataaatggttcaaaatggtgacttttacagccttctgagggatattttattaatccttacactattcaataagtaatattaatccaataaaagaaataagattaaaattaaaaaattgtctgagctctggggggggggataaaccccccccccagagctcagacaattttttaacaaaaaacctCCACTCGCTGTGCCATTGTATCTGAGTGTGTAGACTTGCTTCTAGACCCATAGCAACATGGACtgaattaaaagcaaaaattatgAAGGATGAATGAAAAGCCATAAACTTCATTTTATACCTCTTTCATgctcaaaattttgaatttcatgcctttcaatttctgataaaaataggaaaactaACTGGCTTAGGTactatattaatttcattttttttcataaaagataaaattaatttttattttggaaattggtTAATTATCTGTAAATTGTGTTCTAGCTCTGACAAATGTGACTCCCTCCATTACAGGAACATCAGCCCAACTGAGAATATCCCTGTTGCTATTGCTGCTTTTGGAGAAGGCTGGCATAATTACCACCATGTCTTCCCATGGGATTACAAGGCAGCTGAATTGGGCAACTACAGGACCAACTTGACTACAGCTTTCATTGACTTCTTTGCCTGGGTAGGCTGGGCATATGACCTCAAGAAAGTCCCAGTAGAAATGGTGAGGAAGAGGGCAGCGAGGACAGGTGATGGCAGTTACCAGGTGATGCACGACAAGGATAGTACCCTGTGGGGTTGGGGGGATAAGGACATGGCGGATGATGATGTCAAAGATGTGGAACAGTTCAGCAAGTCAAATTAGCATCTTGCGGCAGAGCGGTAGCAGGTGAGGCTACCTTTTCCAAAGACACTAGCAAACAAAGAAACATTCGTCCTGACTTCTCTATTAGAGGTTGTAAATAGGGGCCTTTGACTGAAGCGTTTGTCGGAAGCTGACGGGAGTGTGTATTCAGCGCGGAGAATGCTCATTTCCACTCTGGATATCTTTGTCTTGCAAACCTGAATCAGTGAAATTCCAGGCTTAAACTTTGAACAAAGTTTATCCTTCAGATTGTGAATCCGATGTCTTTAACGTAACTTTCTTCTCGGGTTCCCAGGATGTGACCGACAATAAAAGAGCTTTGCACGAAGAAATTACGTAATGTCCCCTGAGTTTCAGGCAGCGGACAGAGAggagaaaaactattttcataTCAAAGTTACACTACAGAGAGATGTTAATTCTTTGGGGGCAAGTGACTGACTGTAGTAGTGTTGCCTGTGTCAAGGAATTATTCTTACTCTTGTGCAATTTTGTAATACATTGACTGAGCCATgctcaaaatttcaaaatcacaTTGGATCTAGCGTTACCTTACCTGATACTTCATTGACGTTTATTTCAGCCAGGATAATTCTTTCAGATAGTACTAATCTCTCAGAGTATAATTTAACTTGATTTAATATTCTTTATTAGAAtctgaaaataaatcatgtaatttttttctgcatttttgatGGTGTGTATTTTTATAAGTAAACCCAAATTAAATCTCAACATTAAAGCTGAGTGTTTTATCTTTAAAGGTTCTGAAATAGCCTCCATTGTGCAATCCTAGTGCATTGACAATAATGTAAAGATTTGTTCATGAATAGGGGAAGAGTAAGTTCATTGATGATTAGAGCTTTTTATGGGTAGGTGATTGTAATCATATGCATTCGCACTGTTTCCTGAGTTCTCCTTTGCATTTCCTCTTTTgctttcattgtaattttcagTGGAGATATTTTGTCTGTAATATGAAGGCAATTGGTGAATTttgtgttattaatttattatacaaGACAAAGGTTGATATCCGTAGAGAACAAGGATATATcagcaaaattttttcatttaacttttgGTTATTGTTATGATCTTCCTTATATGCTCAAGTGAGTGTGAATTTATTGATCAATCAAATGAAACTGTGAATTATGTGTACTTCTGTGTAAAAGATATTATTGATGATTCGAATCAAATGAAACTTTTTTCTAAGAATCAAGTAATTATTGTTTCAGGGTGAATAGCTTACTcgtattatcatatttattacatGCATAGACATGTTCTGGTATTTTCTACTTTAACAGAGTTATTGATTTTATCGACATTCATTACCACAGCATATAGTGTATGTCTTTGAGATTTAATGCACTCTTCCATAAGTCCTTTTACAAGCAGCTCTGGTTAGATGCATGAAGTAGCTACATGTGATTTTTCATTGATGCTCTTTGTTTTTGAATTATGTACAAagtctttaataaatattatgtaattatatGTTGCTGTAGTTCTTTCACTCTCTTCATATTTGTCCTTGATTGATTAGTAGATATGATAAGGTCATATTATGAATACCTTCATCATGTCATCCATGGTGTATCCATGTCAAGTATCACCAACATTATCTGTATGATGTTAATGAAATCCAACATTATCCCTTTAATCTGTATTTTGTTTTACAATTGTAGATTATCCACTGAGggcattacattttttgcatttttgtttgTCTCTAaacgaataataaataaaaacacaagcTGCCTTGGTCATTTGTAATTTTAGGCACATATAGTATACTCAGCAGCTGAATTTATGACAGGAAGATAGTGGGAAATGGTTTtgtcattttaagaaaatttgtctCTACATATGAATTAACATCCTTACTCACCTATGAAAAACAGTCAGTGAGGCAGTTACCTTTGCTTTCAGGAGAGGTGGGTATGACCTCAAAATGTTCTCTGTATTCTTATAGGTGGGGAAGAG comes from Ischnura elegans chromosome X, ioIscEleg1.1, whole genome shotgun sequence and encodes:
- the LOC124170983 gene encoding acyl-CoA Delta-9 desaturase-like, giving the protein MAPNLTSPAAYRPDEPSVLPSSVEGEKASAETNSSSSSIGSNRQVHIVWRNVLVFTYLHLGALYGIYLTFTAAKLYTFLWSLLITIASALGITAGAHRLWAHKAYKAKWQLRLILAVFQTIAFQNHIYEWVRDHRVHHKFSESDADPHNANRGFFFSHIGWLLCKKHPDVIRKGKTVDMSDLEEDFIVVWQRRTYLLVMPILCLILPTWIPCHFWGEDPWTSWYVCYVMRYTLSLNGTWLVNSAAHIWGTKPFDKNISPTENIPVAIAAFGEGWHNYHHVFPWDYKAAELGNYRTNLTTAFIDFFAWVGWAYDLKKVPVEMVRKRAARTGDGSYQVMHDKDSTLWGWGDKDMADDDVKDVEQFSKSN